In the genome of Neosynechococcus sphagnicola sy1, one region contains:
- a CDS encoding dienelactone hydrolase family protein produces the protein MTTQNVTIPASSGGMFSAYLAAPSTQPRAGIVLIQEVLGVNAIMRQTADNYAKEGYQVLVPDLYWRLEPGVQLDPEDKDQFAKAFELDRAFDVDSGIEDLKATLLFLRQYPSSTGKVGSVGFCSGGKLAYFMATRTDADANVSYYGVGIEKYLAEATKIQKPLLLHMGEEDEYVSPTAQATIQQGLKDNPLVTICRYAGVSHGFSRVGSTAYRQAAAELAHDRTLAFLRQHLG, from the coding sequence ATGACAACTCAAAATGTAACCATTCCAGCCTCGTCTGGAGGCATGTTTAGCGCCTATCTAGCTGCACCAAGTACTCAGCCTCGTGCAGGTATTGTGCTGATTCAAGAAGTCCTTGGGGTCAATGCCATTATGCGGCAGACTGCCGATAATTACGCGAAAGAAGGCTATCAGGTGCTCGTGCCGGATCTCTATTGGCGACTAGAACCGGGTGTGCAACTCGATCCTGAGGATAAAGACCAGTTTGCTAAAGCCTTTGAGCTAGACCGGGCGTTTGATGTGGATAGCGGTATAGAAGACTTGAAGGCAACCTTGCTTTTTCTGCGGCAGTATCCCAGCAGCACGGGCAAGGTCGGCAGTGTAGGCTTTTGTTCGGGTGGCAAACTAGCCTATTTCATGGCAACGCGCACAGATGCGGATGCCAATGTTAGTTACTACGGTGTTGGCATTGAGAAGTACTTAGCAGAAGCGACAAAGATTCAGAAACCGCTGCTCTTGCATATGGGTGAAGAGGACGAGTATGTGTCGCCCACCGCTCAAGCAACCATTCAACAGGGATTGAAAGACAACCCTCTAGTAACTATCTGTCGCTATGCAGGAGTGAGTCACGGTTTTAGTCGCGTGGGCAGTACTGCTTATCGCCAAGCAGCCGCAGAATTAGCGCACGATCGCACGTTGGCATTTTTAAGACAGCACTTAGGGTAG